A region from the Hydra vulgaris chromosome 08, alternate assembly HydraT2T_AEP genome encodes:
- the LOC100197237 gene encoding uncharacterized protein LOC100197237 has product MIKSDQQDLLYCSNEDALNFYGNGDGLSNHDESIYDNSSTKFHILSTAFDFHWVYSENDVFKNDFGNFENAKNQSSSNITFQDFIECEESSSSDYFVDDMFDFGLSSSPESSTSDEWVENAACISLLSDKIDSSLMVLENREIISSLPIKEEYTAPECAFIDISSPVSEDSTSEDDFSGNASILISELLGLDWNLLPNKNTNFNVFNANLINENEILKSSFLDEDCVSKKLFSKNSDYNDHYFKASCVSNENVLQLESNYNKSSPFKKSLKTTEQKLRKRVQNRKAASRYRDRRKYVLGDIFNGAADLEKQNNDLKGKVSSLQHEINYLKNLMLDVIKARLSNKAC; this is encoded by the exons atgataaaaagCGACCAACAAGATCTGCTTTATTGCAGCAATGAAGATGCACTTAATTTTTATGGTAATGGTGATGGGTTATCAAATCACGACGAATCTATTTACGATAATTCTTCCACTAAATTTCATATACTTTCTACAg cTTTTGACTTTCATTGGGTATATTCAGAAAAtgatgtatttaaaaatgattttggaaattttgaaaatgctaAAAATCAATCTAGTAGTAATATAACTTTTCAAGATTTTATTGAGTGTGAAGAAAGCTCAAGTTCTGATTACTTTGTTGATGATATGTTTGATTTTGGATTATCGTCTTCACCTGAAAGTTCGACGTCAGATGAATGGGTTGAGAATGCAGCTTGTATATCTCTTTTATCAGATAAAATTGATAGTTCATTAATGGTATTAGAAAATAGAGAAATAATTTCTTCTTTGCCAATAAAAGAGGAGTATACTGCTCCAGAGTGTGCTTTTATTGATATTTCTAGTCCAGTGTCTGAAGACTCAACATCTGAAGATGATTTCAGTGGAAATGCTTCAATATTGATTTCAGAGCTTCTAGGTTTAGATTGGAATCtattaccaaataaaaatactaattttaatgtttttaatgcaaatttaataaatgaaaatgagatcttaaaatcaagttttttggATGAAGACTGTgttagcaaaaaattattttctaagaaTAGTGACTATAATGACCATTATTTTAAGGCCAGCTGTGTTAGCAATGAAAATGTATTGCAACTAGAATCCAATTATAATAAGTCTAgtccttttaaaaaatcactgaAAACCACTGAGCAGAAACTGAGGAAAAGAGTTCAAAATCGTAAAGCTGCCTCCAGATACAGAGACAGAAGAAAATATGTGTTAGGTGACATATTTAACGGTGCTGCAGATCTTGAAAagcaaaataatgatttaaaaggAAAGGTATCAAGTCTGCAACACGAGATCAactatttaaagaatttaatgcTTGATGTTATAAAAGCTAGATTGTCAAATAAAGCTTGTTAA
- the LOC136084125 gene encoding uncharacterized protein LOC136084125 has protein sequence MAQKVILREYMANIVKKIICDVGPMKVLGVCTDNAANMKKAWQLIVTEFPHIYPYGCLAHTLNLTFTDASNLKSIADSQRNCTMVVKGIKNSQILSALLKQHQQKSGQIIQQSLKLPVTTRWASIIHCMESLHNNRLALRGLAIDDEAKSLAKPIQNLLLSEVFWDKVDGFIKLLKPIAIAIAAVEGDKLSLSIVAKTFSDLEKSFQDNILCSPILKSEENAMMEIIAKRRKFHIRNIHLAANLVDPRYKGCHISGDEMIDAIETLHKLGKMDSFIKECDDKILGEIADYRSNEGLFAKPFIWASVKHSSPVSWWKGICCSCAPILSNIAKSSTSQSQEFFLDNGTSQSLESEVSSDSEEYGFDFTIEDLNEQESQNTESFVN, from the exons ATGGCGCAGAAAGTCATACTACGCGAATATATGgcaaatatagttaaaaaaataatatgcgATGTTGGACCTATGAAAGTTCTTGGTGTTTGTACTGATAATGCAGCCAATATGAAAAAAGCATGGCAACTAATAGTTACTGAATTTCCTCACATATATCCTTATGGATGCCTGGCACATAccttaaatttaacttttactgATGCGAGTAACTTGAAATCAATAGCAGATTCCCAAAGAAATTGCACAATGGTGGTAAAAGGGATAAAGAACTCTCAAATTTTATCAGCTTTGTTAAAACAACATCAGCAGAAATCAGGACAAATCATTCAACAATCACTAAAGCTTCCAGTAACAACtag ATGGGCTTCAATTATACATTGTATGGAAAGTCTTCATAACAACAGATTAGCACTACGGGGATTAGCTATTGACGATGAAGCAAAATCTCTTGCTAAGCCTATTCAAAACCTATTGTTGTCAGAAGTGTTCTGGGATAAAGTGGATGGGTTTATCAAGTTATTAAAACCAATAGCCATAGCCATTGCAGCAGTTGAAGGAGATAAATTAAGTCTCTCCATTGttgcaaaaacattttcagaTTTAGAAAAGTCTTTTCAGGACAATATCCTTTGCAGTCCAATTCTAAAAAGCGAGGAAAATGCTATGATGGAAATAATTGCCAAAAGAAGGAAATTTCACATTCGAAACATTCATCTTGCTGCAAATTTAGTGGATCCACGTTATAAAGGATGTCATATCTCTGGAGATGAAATG ATTGATGCCATTGAAACGCTAcataaattaggaaaaatggattcttttattaaagaatGTGATGACAAAATTTTGGGTGAGATAGCTGATTATAGATCAAACGAAGGACTTTTTGCAAAACCTTTTATATGGGCTTCAGTAAAACATTCATCTCCTGTAAGTTGGTGGAAGGGAATATGTTGTTCTTGTGCTCCAATACTATCAAATATtgcaa AATCATCAACAAGTCAAAGCCAAGAATTTTTTCTGGACAATGGTACTTCACAGAGTTTAGAGTCAGAGGTATCAAGTGACTCTGAAGAATACGGATTTGACTTTACAATAGAAGACCTTAATGAACAAGAAAGCCAGAATACAGAgtcttttgttaattaa